The following proteins are encoded in a genomic region of Vigna radiata var. radiata cultivar VC1973A unplaced genomic scaffold, Vradiata_ver6 scaffold_7, whole genome shotgun sequence:
- the LOC106753917 gene encoding casein kinase 1-like protein HD16 gives MPELRSGARRSKRLGDLQTGPLPVEQGENWAQPAQNRTRRRVGGGRGRGGNATAVGKGPSPAVPTRRTAAGRGRGARLIDLDPEPCEVLPEPVALGAPEPIYNHVEVVANNNIAMEGGSADKVAVAEEEPSTTPVPERVQVGNSPIYKIERKLGKGGFGQVYVGRRVTGGGSDRTGPDAVEVALKFEHRNSKGCNYGPPYEWQVYSTLNGCYGIPWVHYKGRQGDFYILVMDMLGPSLWDVWNSLGQSMSPSMAACIAVEAISILEKLHLKGFVHGDVKPENFLLGQPGSADDKKLYLIDLGLASRWKDASSGLHVDYDQRPDIFRGTIRYASVHAHLGRTGSRRDDLESLAYTLIFLIKGRLPWQGYQGDNKSFLVCKKKMATSPELMCCFCPAPFKQFLEAVTNMRFDEEPNYSKLISFFESLIEPCTPLRPIRIDGALKVGQKRGRMLINLEEDEQPKKKVRLGSPATQWISVYNARRPMKQRYHYNVADTRLRQHVDKGIEDGLYISCVASAANLWALIMDAGTGFSSQVYELSLAFLHKDWIMEQWEKNYYISAIAGAVNGSSLVVMSKGTPYTQQSYKVSESFPFKWINKKWKEGFHVTSMTTAGSRWGVVMSRNSGYSDQVVEIDFLYPSEGIHRRWENGYRITSMAATSDQAAFILSIPKRKLLDETQETLRTSAFPSTHVKEKWAKNLYIASICYGRTVC, from the exons ATGCCAGAGTTGAGAAGTGGAGCTAGAAGGTCGAAACGGCTTGGAGATCTTCAGACTGGTCCACTACCTGTTGAGCAAGGAGAGAATTGGGCACAACCTGCTCAGAATCGAACTAGGAGGAGAGTTGGAGGTGGAAGAGGAAGAGGTGGTAATGCCACAGCTGTAGGCAAAGGGCCTTCACCAGCTGTACCCACAAGGCGAACTGCAGCTGGTAGAGGCCGTGGAGCAAGATTGATTGATCTGGACCCTGAACCTTGTGAAGTTTTACCTGAACCTGTTGCTTTAGGGGCTCCAGAACCCATTTACAATCACGTAGAGGTAGTGGCCAATAATAACATTGCAATGGAGGGTGGAAGTGCAGATAAGGTGGCTGTAGCTGAGGAAGAACCCAGCACAACTCCTGTCCCTGAGAGG GTACAAGTTGGTAACTCTCCTATATATAAGATAGAAAGGAAATTGGGTAAGGGTGGTTTTGGTCAAGTTTATGTTGGTCGAAGGGTAACTGGTGGTGGCTCTGATCGAACAGGTCCTGATGCGGTTGAG GTTGCACTTAAGTTTGAGCACAGAAACAGTAAAGGTTGCAATTATGGGCCTCCTTATGAGTGGCAAGTTTACAG tACTCTGAATGGCTGTTATGGAATTCCCTGGGTTCATTACAAGGGTCGACAAGGAGATTTCTACATTTTG GTCATGGACATGCTTGGGCCCAGTCTTTGGGATGTATGGAATTCTCTTGGCCAATC AATGTCTCCTAGTATGGCTGCATGCATTGCAGTAGAGGCTATATCAATTCTTGAGAAGCTCCACTTGAAAGG GTTTGTTCATGGGGATGTGAAACCAGAAAACTTTCTGCTTGGCCAGCCCGGATCTGCTGATGATAAGAAACTGTATCTTATTGATCTTGGTCTAG CTTCTAGATGGAAGGATGCATCATCTGGTCTACATGTTGATTATGACCAGAGACCTGATATTTTCAG GGGAACGATAAGGTATGCTAGTGTACATGCTCATTTGGGTAGGACTGGAAGTCGAAGAGATGATCTCGAGTCTCTCGCATACACCCTAATATTTCTCATAAAAGGGAGATTACCATGGCAGGGTTATCAG GGTGACAATAAAAGCTTTCTTGTTTGTAAGAAAAAGATGGCCACTTCCCCGGAGTTGATGTGTTGCTTCTGTCCTGCACCATTTAAGCAGTTTCTTGAAGCTGTTACTAATATGAGATTTGATGAGGAGCCAAATTATTCCAAGCTTATATCATTTTTTGAAAGCTTGATTGAACCATGCACTCCATTGAGACCTATCAGAATAGATGGAGCTTTAAAG GTTGGTCAAAAAAGAGGTAGGATGCTTATAAATCTTGAAGAAGATGAACAACCTAAGAAGAAAGTGCGATTGGGGAGTCCTGCTACTCAATGGATATCAGTGTATAATGCACGTCGTCCCATGAAGCAGAG ATATCACTATAATGTTGCAGACACTAGGCTCCGACAACATGTCGACAAGGGTATTGAGGATGGGTTGTATATAAGCTGTGTGGCCTCTGCAGCAAATTTATGGGCACTAATCATGGATGCAGGAACAGGTTTTTCTTCACAAGTTTATGAGTTATCTCTGGCCTTCCTGCACAAG GATTGGATAATGGAGCAATGGGAGAAAAATTACTACATCAGTGCAATCGCTGGTGCAGTTAATGGGAGTTCCTTGGTTGTCATGTCCAAAg GAACTCCTTATACGCAGCAATCATACAAAGTCAGCGAATCATTTCCTTTCAAATGGATAAACAAGAAGTGGAAAGAAGGATTCCATGTTACCTCAATGACTACTGCTGGCAGCCGCTGGGGTGTTGTCATGTCCAGGAATTCTGGGTATTCTGATCAG GTTGTGGAGATTGACTTTTTGTATCCAAGTGAAGGAATCCATCGTCGATGGGAGAATGGTTATCGGATTACTTCCATGGCTGCTACCAGTGACCAGGCAGCCTTCATACTGAGCATACCAAAGCGGAAATTGCTTGATGAAACTCAGGAGACTCTTCGTACATCTGCTTTTCCTAGTACCCATGTCAAG GAAAAATGGGCCAAGAATCTCTACATTGCCTCTATATGTTATGGGCGAACTGTTTGCTAG
- the LOC106753849 gene encoding putative H/ACA ribonucleoprotein complex subunit 1-like protein 1, whose translation MRPPRGGGRGGGFRGGRDGGGRGRGGFGRGGGGRGGGGFRDEGPPSEVEEVATFMHACEGDAVTKLTNEKVPFFNAPIYLKNMTQIGKVDEIFGPINEAYFSIKMMEGIVATSYSAGDKFYIDPRKLLPLARFLPQPKGQAQAGRGGGRGGRGGGRGGRGGGGGFRGGGGFRGRGGPRGGRGGPPRGGGFRGRGRS comes from the exons ATGAGACCCCCCAGAGGCGGTGGGCGCGGTGGCGGTTTCAGGGGCGGCCGCGACGGCGGCGGTCGCGGTAGAGGTGGATTTGGTCGTGGCGGTGGAGGACGCGGCGGTGGCGGTTTTCGCGACGAAGGACCACCCTCCGAAGTTGAAG AAGTTGCAACGTTTATGCATGCATGCGAGGGAGATGCAGTGACAAAGCTTACGAACGAGAAAGTTCCCTTTTTCAATGCTCCTATATATCTGAAAAACATGACTCAGATCGGGAAAGTTGATGAAATATTTGGCCCCATCAACGAAGCT TACTTCTCAATTAAAATGATGGAAGGGATTGTTGCTACCTCATATTCAGCTGGGGACAAGTTTTACATCGATCCAAGGAAACTGTTGCCTCTTGCAAGATTTCTTCCACAACCTAA GGGACAAGCACAAGCTGGTAGAGGTGGAGGCCGAGGAGGTCGTGGTGGTGGCAGAGGTGGGCGTGGAGGTGGTGGAGGTTTTCGTGGAGGTGGTGGTTTTCGTGGGAGAGGTGGCCCAAGGGGTGGGAGAGGTGGTCCTCCTAGGGGTGGGGGTTTCAGGGGAAGGGGAAGATCATGA